One window from the genome of Crassostrea angulata isolate pt1a10 chromosome 2, ASM2561291v2, whole genome shotgun sequence encodes:
- the LOC128170628 gene encoding olfactory receptor 52B6-like codes for MANTYVVIAASVFFCIGLIGNSITVCFVAVSKRLHTPTYVLIGCLAVSDVLASVTRFAQIFVKSLFKEYSHGYIYGIFTFLFLHSAFFHMVLVSYVRFVFITNPLHSLILTCKKILLKSFAVWISSIVVSIGYGTVIVLMLMNIISLKTAVFADVGFALYVSGLPFIIVVVFNVQKLYYLYNQTALVRRTRIANSMSVMFWIIIVIYLLSTIYPLIYVIEFGLLNSSLLDINLDLVHDMFSFSLLVNTCLNPLIYFMFSPPVLRVLSRLKNVVIMAQIVA; via the coding sequence ATGGCCAATACATATGTTGTTATTGCTGCATCGGTTTTTTTCTGCATTGGATTAATTGGAAATTCTATCACCGTGTGTTTTGTTGCTGTATCCAAACGGCTGCACACTCCGACATACGTCCTGATTGGATGCCTAGCAGTGTCTGACGTACTCGCCTCTGTGACGCGATTTGCTCAAATATTTGTCAAATCTCTTTTCAAAGAATATTCACACGGatatatatatgggatattCACCTTTTTATTTCTTCACTCGGCATTTTTCCACATGGTGTTAGTATCATATGtacgttttgttttcattacaaaTCCTCTGCACAGTTTGATACTGACTTGTAAAAAAATTCTGTTGAAGTCTTTTGCCGTTTGGATAAGCTCTATTGTCGTTTCCATCGGATATGGAACAGTTATAGTGCTAATGCTCATGAACATAATATCTTTGAAAACAGCAGTTTTTGCTGATGTTGGATTTGCTTTGTATGTTAGTGGATTACCATTTATTATTGTAGTTGTTTTTAATGTTCAAAAGCTGTATTATCTGTATAACCAAACAGCTTTGGTTCGACGAACCAGAATAGCAAATTCGATGTCTGTGATGTTTTGGATTATCATTGTAATTTATCTCCTTAGCACAATATATCCTTTAATTTACGTAATTGAATTTGGATTGTTAAATAGTTCACTTCTTGATATAAACTTAGACTTAGTTCAtgatatgttttctttttcgtTGCTTGTCAATACTTGTTTGAAtcctttgatatatttcatgttttcaccCCCTGTTTTAAGAGTTCTATCCCgattaaaaaatgttgtaattATGGCACAGATCGTCGCATAA
- the LOC128174297 gene encoding uncharacterized protein LOC128174297 encodes MEMRELSRLFFCFKSIAEEELSFEEMYERNHLSTLKEAFSTLCTGEEGEKYGLKMNLNSIFQRSIKILLGYYSETQLDSKVKELERFRKAYNFNLPDIVGKARYHTEKNSLKKARLPKSLPLEDEMRKLKQFLIQEIDDTVENFSLNRYTWLRSLVVARLTLYNARRGEEGSRLLLEEWYDAINSTWIPQEAVESVKDDAEKYLIGQYKLAYMAGKGRKCVPVLIPNDLVGPIELLISHRQKFGIAETNNFLFATKSSSSHCSGWHAVFTVCEAVGISSVTATKNRHRVSTVYATLDMSENDRKIFYDHLGHNEAINKDNYQCPPGVTEVLHMGKFLSSLEDGLPVAAPESHEKKTKTKDTRTQSAEIVSEGKKQRKGLNAKVLDAK; translated from the exons ATGGAAATGAGAGAACTCAGCAGACTGTTCTTTTGTTTCAAGTCTATTGCAGAAGAGGAGCTTTCGTTTGAAGAAATGTATGAAAGAAACCATCTGTCAACTCTAAAGGAAGCTTTCTCAACTTTATGCACAGGAGAAGAAGGAGAGAAGTATGGTTTGAAAATGAACTTAAACAGCATTTTCCAAAGAAGCATAAAGATTCTTTTGGGATATTACTCAGAAACACAGCTTGACTCCAAAGTTAAGGAATTGGAGAGGTTCAGAAAAGCGTACAATTTCAACCTTCCTGATATTGTTGGTAAAGCCAGATATCACACAGAGAAGAACTCTTTAAAGAAGGCAAGACTCCCCAAGAGCCTTCCACTTGAAGATGAAATGAGGAAATTGAAACAATTTCTCATTCAAGAAATAGATGACACCGTGGAAAACTTTTCACTTAATCGGTACACATGGCTTCGTTCATTAGTAGTCGCCCGATTAACTCTATATAATGCCAGACGAGGAGAAGAGGGTTCAAGGCTACTGCTTGAGGAATGGTATGATGCCATAAATTCAACCTGGATACCTCAGGAAGCAGTTGAAAGTGTTAAAGATGATGCAGAAAAGTACCTCATTGGCCAATATAAACTAGCATACATGGCTGGGAAAGGGAGAAAGTGTGTTCCAGTTCTGATTCCGAATGATTTGGTAGGGCCAATTGAACTGCTAATATCACACAGGCAGAAGTTTGGGATTGCAGAgactaataattttttgtttgcaacAAAAAGTTCAAGTTCACATTGCTCTGGATGGCATGCAGTATTCACTGTGTGTGAAGCAGTTGGCATATCCTCAGTCACAGCAACAAAAAATAGGCACAGAGTGTCAACAGTTTATGCTACCCTAGATATGTcggaaaatgacagaaaaatattttatgaccATCTAGGTCATAATGAGGCAATAAATAAGGACAACTATCAGTGTCCTCCAGGAGTGACCGAGGTCTTGCATATGGGGAAGTTTTTGAGCTCGCTAGAAG ATGGCTTACCAGTAGCGGCACCAGAAAGCCATGAGAAGAAGACAAAGACAAAAG ATACTAGAACACAAAGTGCAGAAATTGTTAGTGAAGGAAAGAAGCAAAGAAAAG GCTTGAATGCAAAAGTTTTGGATGCCAAATGA